A single region of the Yersinia entomophaga genome encodes:
- a CDS encoding 4'-phosphopantetheinyl transferase superfamily protein, translated as MMRIALARISDLSQPAVTTDWLSPELLVQAPSGKRREAWLAGRVLLAQRVGQRPLREMIIEASGKPAFRCDQLPHFNISHSGDFVFVAVSDKGPIGCDIEVIRPRTGAIEIAQHYFCEAEYLWLAAQPAENVMMAFWRLWTAREARLKQRGLSVWQMRSIALKPETLGIAGSEIYHWYQQGLSMAVSCCPSETANSDLTVDK; from the coding sequence ATGATGCGCATCGCTCTGGCTCGAATCAGCGATCTCAGCCAACCTGCTGTCACCACCGATTGGTTGTCGCCGGAGTTACTGGTTCAGGCTCCCAGCGGCAAACGGCGGGAGGCGTGGCTGGCGGGAAGAGTGTTGCTGGCGCAGCGGGTGGGTCAGCGACCTCTCAGGGAAATGATCATTGAAGCATCGGGAAAACCTGCGTTTCGGTGCGATCAATTGCCACATTTCAATATCAGTCACAGCGGCGATTTTGTTTTTGTCGCCGTGAGTGATAAAGGGCCGATTGGCTGCGATATTGAAGTGATCAGGCCGCGAACCGGTGCGATAGAGATTGCCCAACACTATTTCTGTGAGGCTGAATATCTGTGGTTGGCGGCGCAGCCTGCCGAAAATGTCATGATGGCGTTTTGGCGCTTGTGGACCGCGCGCGAGGCACGATTAAAACAACGCGGGCTGAGTGTTTGGCAAATGCGTTCAATAGCGTTAAAGCCCGAAACATTGGGCATTGCCGGCAGCGAAATTTATCATTGGTATCAGCAAGGGTTGAGCATGGCGGTCAGTTGCTGTCCGTCAGAAACGGCAAACAGCGATCTCACCGTGGATAAATGA